The Papaver somniferum cultivar HN1 chromosome 3, ASM357369v1, whole genome shotgun sequence genome includes a region encoding these proteins:
- the LOC113357088 gene encoding methyltransferase-like protein 2, with amino-acid sequence MAELVKSKEMINFLESGIYRFISNFTFMDPVRVLNASDYTQFRVSHSVYYNRFFECEDKEKTRVSTSSKKRKRKERKPYTLNERERSADQRHQEAKPLLLKAHEVLLGAKDLLHCISNLKSDGGDDDSCCSNGIRESCIEDGKKQSFVELGSVWQAPLYEISINHREENMTTADSGSSLGVSRLVPAFNNLVMNESCDDVEAKILNNRYVLPGNSCFFMSDLKQIHDLIPADTDSGFNLIVIDPPWENGSARQKSLYPTLPNRYFLSLPIKQLTHTKGALVALWVTNREKLRTFVEKELFPLWGVSYSAIFYWLKVKADGSLINELDLFHHRPYECLLLGYCHGEKMNTELTSTYKHLEENQVIISVPGEYSRKPPVGKLLMDYLPGTGPARCIELFAREMFAGWTSWGNEPLHFQEGDLTSELLKERFSSNWRHKCLSSWS; translated from the exons ATGGCGGAATTAGTAAAGAGCAAAGAGATGATAAATTTTTTGGAATCGGGAATTTACCGATTTATCTCAAATTTTACTTTTATGGATCCTGTTCGAGTTCTTAATGCTTCTGATTATACTCAGTTTAGGGTTTCTCATTCTGTTTACTACAACCGATTCTTCGAATGTGAAGACaaagaaaaaactagggtttcaacgAGTTCTAAGAAACGAAAACGGAAAGAAAGAAAACCTTATACTCTTAATGAAAGAGAGCGTTCTGCAGATCAACGTCACCAG GAAGCAAAGCCACTGTTATTGAAGGCACATGAAGTTTTGTTAGGAGCTAAAGATCTTTTACATTGTATTAGTAACTTAAAAAGTGATGGTGGAGATGATGATAGTTGTTGTTCGAATGGGATTAGAGAGTCATGTATTGAAGATGGGAAAAAACAATCCTTTGTGGAGCTTGGAAGTGTTTGGCAAGCTCCTTTATATGAAATTTCTATAAATCATCGGGAAGAAAATATGACCACAGCGGATTCAG GTTCATCCCTTGGCGTGTCAAGATTAGTGCCAGCATTTAATAACCTAGTCATGAATGAGAGTTGTGATGATGTGGAGGCAAAAATCTTGAATAACCGTTATGTTTTGCCTGGAAATAGCTGCTTCTTTATG TCAGACTTGAAGCAGATTCATGACCTGATTCCTG CTGATACTGATAGCGGATTCAATCTTATTGTAATTGATCCACCATGGGAGAATGGGAGTGCAAGACAGAAATCATT GTACCCAACATTGCCTAATCGATACTTCTTGTCCCTTCCGATTAAACAACTTACTCACACAAAAGGAGCTCTTGTGGCCTTATGGGTTACGAATAGGGAGAAATTGCGAACTTTTGTGGAGAAAGAACTATTCCCACTGTGGGGTGTCAGTTACTCAGCTATCTTTTACTGGTTGAAG GTGAAAGCAGATGGGTCGCTGATCAATGAGCTAGACCTCTTCCATCATCGTCCTTATGAGTGCCTTCTTTTAGGTTATTGTCATGGGGAG AAAATGAATACTGAGCTTACTTCTACATATAAGCATCTGGAAGAAAATCAAGTTATCATCAGTGTCCCCGGGGAGTACTCAAGGAAACCCCCAGTTGGAA AGTTGCTAATGGATTATCTGCCAGGAACCGGGCCAGCACGATGTATTGAACTCTTTGCTAGAGAAATGTTTGCTGGATGGACTTCTTGGGGAAATGAACCTCTCCACTTTCAGGAG GGGGATCTTACATCGGAATTATTGAAGGAAAGATTCAGTTCGAACTGGAGACATAAATGTCTTTCATCGTGGAGTTAA